GCCGGTCGGGCATTTCGACCCGGTGACCTTCGATCCCGGTCTGGCCGACAGCCTGCGCGCCGCCGCCGACCGCTTGGGCCATGCCCATATGGATATCGTCTCGGGCGCCGGGCACGATGCCTGCTGGATCGCGCAGGTTGCGCCGACGGTGATGATCATGTGCCCCTGCAAGGGCGGCCTGAGCCATAACGAGGCCGAGGAGATCACCCCGGACTGGGCACGGGCCGGAACCGAGGTGCTGCTGCATGCGGTGCTGGATGCGGCGGAGATCGTCCGCTGACGCGGACGATGGCCGGGGGGCTTCGCGCCCCCCGGACCCCCCGCGGGATATTTGAGTGAAGAAGAAGGGATGAGGCGATGAGCACGGTCATCAGGGGCGGCACCGTCGTGACGGCGGATCTGAGCTATCAGGCGGATGTGCTGATCGAGGGCGGGCGGATCGCGGCCATCGGGACGGGGCTGGTGGGCGATGAGGTTCTGGATGCGGGCGGCTGCCTGATCATGCCGGGCGGGATCGATCCGCATACGCATCTGGAGATGCCCTTCATGGGCACCTATTCGGCGGATGATTTCGAAAGCGGCACGCGGGCGGCGCTGGCGGGCGGGACGACGATGGTGGTGGACTTCGCCCTGCCCTCGCCCGGGCAGGGGCTGCTGGATGCGCTGCAGATGTGGGACAACAAGTCGGGCCGCGCGCATTGCGATTACAGCTATCACATGGCGGTGACCTGGTGGGGAAGCCAAGTCTTTGACGAGATGGAGGCGGTGGTGGATCGCGGGATCACCAGCTTCAAGCATTTCATGGCCTACAAGGGCGCCCTGATGGTGAACGACGACGAACTGTTCGCCAGCTTCCGCCGGGTGGGCGATCTGGGCGGCATCGCCATGGTGCATGCCGAGAACGGCGATGTGGTGGCTGAATTGTCGGCGCGGCTGCTGGCCGAGGGGAACACTGGGCCCGAGGCGCATGCCTATTCGCGGCCCCCGGCCGTCGAGGGCGAGGCCACGAACCGCGCGATCATGGTGGCCTACATGGCCGGCGTGCCTCTGTATGTGGTCCATGTCAGCTGCGAGGACAGCCACGAGGCGATCCGGCGCGCGCGGGCAGCGGGCAAGCGGGTCTGGGGCGAGCCGCTGATCCAGCATCTGACGCTGGACGAGGGCGAATATCTGCACCCCGATTGGGATCATGCGGCGCGGCGCGTCATGTCGCCTCCGTTCCGCGACAAGTCGCATCAGGCCAGCCTGTGGGCCGGGCTGCAGTCGGGCAGCCTGTCGGTGGTGGCGACCGATCATTGCGCCTTCACCACCGCGCAAAAGCGCACCGGCCTGGGGGATTTCACCAAGATCCCCAATGGCACCGGAGGCTTGGAGGATCGCATGCCGATGCTGTGGACCCATGGGGTCGGCACGGGGCGGCTGACGCCGAACGAGTTCGTCGCGGCGACCTCGACCAATGCGGCCAAGATCCTGGGGATGTATCCCAGGAAGGGCGCGGTGCTGGTCGGATCGGATGCCGATCTGGTGGTCTGGGACCCTGAGGCGGAAAAGACCATCACCGCGGGTGCGCAGCAATCGGCCATCGATTACAACGTCTTCGAGGGGCAGACGGTGAAGGGCCTGCCGCGCTTCACCCTGACGCGCGGCGTCGTGGCGGTGACCGAGGGGGTGGTGGACAGCCGCGAGGGGCATGGCGAATTTGTGGCCCGCGCGCCCCGGGGCCAGGTGAACCGCGCCCTGTCGGCGTGGAAGGAGCTGACCGCGCCCCGCCCCGTCCAGCGGTCGGGCATTCCGGCCAGCGGCGTCTGAGATGGCGGTGATCGAGGCCTCTGGCGTCTGCCTGACCTTCCAGACCGCCGACGGGCCGGTCCATGCGCTGAAGGATGTCGACCTGTCGGTGGCGCCCGGCGAATTCGTCAGCTTCATCGGACCCTCGGGCTGCGGCAAGACGACCTTCCTGCGGTCCATCGCGGCGCTGGAGACGCCGACCGGCGGCACCCTGCGCGTCAACGGCATGGACCCGGATGCGGCGCGGCGGGCGCGGGCCTACGGCTATGTCTTTCAGGCGCCGGGGCTTTATCCGTGGCGGACGATTTCGGGGAATATCTCGCTTCCCTTGGAGATCATGGGATTTTCCAAGGCTGAGCGGGCCGAGCGGATCGCCCGGGTCATGGACCTTGTCGAGCTGTCGGGCTTTGGCGCCAAGTTCCCGTGGCAGCTGTCGGGCGGCATGCAGCAGCGCGCCAGCATCGCCCGGGCCCTGGCTTTCGACGCCGACATCCTGCTGATGGACGAGCCCTTCGGCGCGCTGGACGAGATCGTGCGCGACCGGTTGAACGAGGCGTTGCTGACGCTGTGGCGCAAGACCGGCAAGACCATCGGTTTCGTGACGCACTCGATCCCCGAGGCGGTGTATCTGTCCACCAAGATCGTCGTCATGTCGCCGCGTCCGGGGCGGATCACCCGCATCATCGACAGCCCCCTGCCCCCGGACCGCCCGCTGGAGATCCGCGAGACGCCTGAATTCATCGCACTGGCCCATGAGGTCCGCGAGGGGCTGCGCGAGGGGCATGGCGATGCGTAGAGCCGATCTGGTCCCGATCCTGACCGTGCTGCTGGTGATCGTGGCCGTCTGGTATCTGGGCGCGATCCGCATGAACGCGACATGGGAGCGGGATCAGGCCGCCCGCGCCGGGACGGAGGTGACGTGGTCGCAGCTGATCCCGCTGACCCTGACGCAGGACCGGCCCGTCCTGCCCGCGCCGCATCAGGTGGCGGTGGGGCTGTGGGAGGGGGTGGCGGGCCAGGCCATCACCTCGCGCCGGTCGCTGGTCTGGCATGCCTGGGTGACGCTGTCGGCGACGCTGGCGGGCTTTGCCATCGGCACGGCGGCGGGCATCCTGCTGGCGGTGGGGATCGTGCACAGCCGCAGCATGGACCAGTCCGTGATGCCCTGGGCCGTGGCCAGCCAGACCGTGCCCATCCTGGCCATCGCGCCCATGGTCATCGTGGTCATGGCCAGCGCGGGGGTCACGGGCCTGCTGCCCAAGGCGATCATCGCGGCCTGGCTGTCCTTCTTTCCGGTGCTGGTCGGCATGGTCAAGGGGCTGCGCACGCCCGATGCCATGCAGATGGACCTGATGCGATCCTGGAGCGCAGGGCGCCCGCAGGTGCTGGCGCGGCTGCGGCTGCCCTCGTCCCTGCCCTATCTGTTCGCCAGCCTCAAGGTCGCCATCGCCGCCGCCTTGGTGGGCACGATCGTGGCCGAGCTGCCCTCGGGCGCCACGGCGGGCCTGGGCGCGCGGCTGCTGTCGGGCAGCTATTACGGCCAGACCGTGCAGATCTGGTCGGCATTGTTCATGGCCGCGATCCTGGCGGGGCTGCTGGTCGCGCTGATCGGGCTGATCGAGCGCCGCGTGCTGGCCCGCATGGGGCTGGCGGCATGAGCGCGCTGCCCATCATCGGGGTCTGGCTGGGGGGCTGGGCTGTCAACATCTGGCTGTCGCGCTTCGACACGCGCGCCTCGCGGACGCTGGTGGCGGTGATCTTCGGGGCGACGATCATCGCCCTGTGGGAGATGATCGTGCGGATCTATGCCATCCCCACGGTGATCCTGCCCGCGCCCAGCCAGATCGCCGCCAGCTTCGCGGCCAACGGGTCGATCCTCTGGACGGATTTCGTGCAGACGATCCTGAAGGGCGCGCTGACCGGCTGGTTGATCGGCGCGGGTGCGGCGATCCTGACGGCCATCGCCATCGACCGCAGCCCCTTCCTGCAGCGCGGGCTGCTGCCCATCGGCAACTTCGTGGCCGCCCTGCCCATCGTCGGCATCGCGCCGATCCTGGTCATGTGGTTCGGCTTCGACTGGCAGTCGAAGGCCGCCGTGGTCGTGGTGATGGTGTTCTTTCCGATCCTCGTGAACATGGTCGCGGGGCTGCGCGCCACCGATGCGATGCAGCGCGACCTGATGGCCAGCTGGGCCGCACCCTATGGCGCGAGCCTGTGGAAGCTGCGGCTGCCCGCCGCGATGCCCTTCCTGTTCAACGGGCTCAAGATCACCACGACGCTGGCGCTGATCGGCGCCATCGTTGCCGAGTTCTTCGGCAGCCCGACGCGCGGCATGGGGTTTCGCATCTCGACCGCCGTGGGGCGGCTGGACCTGCCGCTGGTCTGGGCCGAGATTGTCGTGGCAGCCCTTGCGGGCACGCTGTTCTACGGACTTGTCGCGGCGCTCGAAAAGAAGGTGACATTCTGGCACCCCTCGCAGCGCCGCTAATCGGGGCCGACCGGCCCCATCAACAGGAGAGACAGGGAATGAAACGACTGATGACCGGGGCCGCGGCCCTTGCGCTGATGGCCGGGGCCGCGCAGGCGGGCGATCTGACGCTGCAGCTGAAATGGGTGACGCAGGCGCAGTTCGCGGGCTATTACGTCGCGCTGGACCAGGGGTTCTACGAGGAAGAGGGCGTCAACCTGACCATCCTGCCCGGCGGACCCGACATCGCGCCCACGCAGGTGCTGGCGGGGGGCGGTGCGGATGTGATCGTCGAATGGATGCCCGCCGCCCTGGCCGCGCGCGAGAAGGGCCTGCCGCTGGTCAACATCGCCCAGCCCTTCAAGGCCTCGGGCATGATGCTGACCTGCCTGGCCGAGACGGGCATCACCGACCCGGCGACCGATTTCGCGGGCAAGACCTTGGGCGTCTGGTTCGCGGGCAACGAATACCCGTTCCTGTCCTGGATGAACACGCTCGGCCTGTCGACCGAGGGCGGCGAGGAGGGCGTGACCGTCCTCAAGCAGGGCTTCAACGTCGATCCCCTGCTGCAGAAGCAGGCCGCCTGCATCAGCACCATGACCTATAACGAATACTGGCAGGTGATCGATGCGGGCCTGACCGAGGACGACCTGATCACCTTCAAGTACGAGGATCAGGGCGTGGCCACGCTGGAGGACGGGCTTTATGTGCTGGAAGGCACGCTGGAGGATCCCGAGAAGGTCACCGATCTGGTGGGCTTCGTGCGCGCCAGCATGCGCGGCTGGCAATACGCCGCCGAGAACCCCGAGGAGGCCGCCGAGATCGTCATGGAGAACGACGAGACCGGCGCCCAGACCATCGAGCATCAGACCCGCATGATGACCGAGATCGCCAAGCTGCTGGAAGGCTCGGACGGGACGCTGATCGAGGCCGATTACCAGCGCACGGTCGACATCCTGCTGGCGGGCGGGTCGGACCCGGTGATCGAGGCCGCGCCCGAGGGGGCGTGGGTGTCGACCATCACGGACCGCGCCTTCGACTGATCCATCCTTCGCGACACGGAGAAGGGCCGCCCCCCGGGGCGGCCCTTGGTCATTCCGCGGGCTGCGCTGCGACAGAGGCGGGGCGGCCCCGCTTCTCGGCGCGGCGCAGGCGGCGGCGGCCGTCCCAGGCCAGCAGCGTCGGCGTCAGCAGCAGCGTGATGGCGGTGGCCACCACAAGTCCGCCCGCGATGCCGGTGGACAGCTGGATCCAGAACTGCCCCGAGGGCGCCCCGAAGAACAGGTCGCGGCCCACGAAGTCGATGGTCATGCCGAAGACCATCGGCACCAGCCCGATCACCGTCGTGCCCGCCGTCAGCAGCACCGGGCGGAAGCGCTCGCCCGCCGCGCGGCGGGCGGCCTCGTCGGGGCCCAGCCCCGCGTCGCGATGCTCGTTATAGGCGTCGATCAGCACGATGTTGTTGTTCACCACCACGCCCGCCAGGGCCATGATGCCGATGCCGCTCATCACGATCGAGAACGCCTCCTGCCGGACCATCAGGCCCAGAAACACCCCGGCGATGGAAAAGACGATCGCGGTCAGCACTAGGAAGGCCTGGAAGAAGCTGTTCATCTGGATCAGCAGGATCGTGAACATCAGAAAGATCGCCGCGACGAAGGCGCCCATCAGGAAGGTCATCGCCTCTTCCTGGTCCTCGATCTCGCCGCCGAAGGCGATATCGGCGTCTTCGGGCAGGTCGGCCTGGGCGATGGCGGCGCCGATGCGGTCCAGTTCGGCCTGCAGGGTGGCGCCCGGGGCCAGGTCGGCGGTCAGGGTCTGCGTCTCGCGCGCACCGACGCGGGTGATCGCGGCGGGGGCCGGGGCGGGCAGGATCTGCACGACATTGGCGATGGGCACCTGCGCGCCCGAGACGGGGCTGGCCACGCGCAGCGCCGCCAGGTTCTCGAAGTTGCGCTGCTCGGGGGGATAGCGCAGGGCGATGTCGACCTCGTCATCCGCGAAATCGGGCAGGTAGGTGCCCAGGTTCACGCCGGTGGTCAGAAGCTGCACGGCGGTGCCGATCGTGTCCATGTCCACGCCGTAGCGCGCCGATTCCTCGCGGTCGACGATCAGGCGGATCTCGGGGTTCGGGCGGGGCGTGTCGTTGGCGATGTCGACGAAGCTGCCCTGCTCCTCCATCAGGCGCTGCACGATGCCGGCGGCCTGCTGCAGGCTGGCGCGGGTCGTGGCCGATACCTCGATCTGCACCGGGCGCGCGGCGGCGGGGCCCGAGGCCGCGGCCTCGATCTGGATGCCCAGGCCCGGCACCTCGGTCGTGGCGGCGCGCATCCGTTCGATCACCACGTCCGACCCGTCGCGGCTGCGCCAGTCGGTGAATTCGACCTGGATCTGGCCGATCACGTCGCTGGACAGGCTGGAGCGCACGCGCTCCTCGACCGAGCCGATGGTGCGGGCATAGACGCGCTCGACCCCCTGGAAGCCCAACAAGCGCTGTTCGATCAGCCGCACCAGCTGGTCGCTTTCCATGACCGACAGGTTGCCGTTGGCGGTCACCTGCACCTGCGCGCGTTCG
Above is a window of Paracoccus liaowanqingii DNA encoding:
- a CDS encoding ABC transporter permease, whose product is MRRADLVPILTVLLVIVAVWYLGAIRMNATWERDQAARAGTEVTWSQLIPLTLTQDRPVLPAPHQVAVGLWEGVAGQAITSRRSLVWHAWVTLSATLAGFAIGTAAGILLAVGIVHSRSMDQSVMPWAVASQTVPILAIAPMVIVVMASAGVTGLLPKAIIAAWLSFFPVLVGMVKGLRTPDAMQMDLMRSWSAGRPQVLARLRLPSSLPYLFASLKVAIAAALVGTIVAELPSGATAGLGARLLSGSYYGQTVQIWSALFMAAILAGLLVALIGLIERRVLARMGLAA
- a CDS encoding ABC transporter permease, translated to MSALPIIGVWLGGWAVNIWLSRFDTRASRTLVAVIFGATIIALWEMIVRIYAIPTVILPAPSQIAASFAANGSILWTDFVQTILKGALTGWLIGAGAAILTAIAIDRSPFLQRGLLPIGNFVAALPIVGIAPILVMWFGFDWQSKAAVVVVMVFFPILVNMVAGLRATDAMQRDLMASWAAPYGASLWKLRLPAAMPFLFNGLKITTTLALIGAIVAEFFGSPTRGMGFRISTAVGRLDLPLVWAEIVVAALAGTLFYGLVAALEKKVTFWHPSQRR
- a CDS encoding ABC transporter ATP-binding protein, whose amino-acid sequence is MAVIEASGVCLTFQTADGPVHALKDVDLSVAPGEFVSFIGPSGCGKTTFLRSIAALETPTGGTLRVNGMDPDAARRARAYGYVFQAPGLYPWRTISGNISLPLEIMGFSKAERAERIARVMDLVELSGFGAKFPWQLSGGMQQRASIARALAFDADILLMDEPFGALDEIVRDRLNEALLTLWRKTGKTIGFVTHSIPEAVYLSTKIVVMSPRPGRITRIIDSPLPPDRPLEIRETPEFIALAHEVREGLREGHGDA
- a CDS encoding ABC transporter substrate-binding protein — protein: MKRLMTGAAALALMAGAAQAGDLTLQLKWVTQAQFAGYYVALDQGFYEEEGVNLTILPGGPDIAPTQVLAGGGADVIVEWMPAALAAREKGLPLVNIAQPFKASGMMLTCLAETGITDPATDFAGKTLGVWFAGNEYPFLSWMNTLGLSTEGGEEGVTVLKQGFNVDPLLQKQAACISTMTYNEYWQVIDAGLTEDDLITFKYEDQGVATLEDGLYVLEGTLEDPEKVTDLVGFVRASMRGWQYAAENPEEAAEIVMENDETGAQTIEHQTRMMTEIAKLLEGSDGTLIEADYQRTVDILLAGGSDPVIEAAPEGAWVSTITDRAFD
- the hydA gene encoding dihydropyrimidinase, whose amino-acid sequence is MSTVIRGGTVVTADLSYQADVLIEGGRIAAIGTGLVGDEVLDAGGCLIMPGGIDPHTHLEMPFMGTYSADDFESGTRAALAGGTTMVVDFALPSPGQGLLDALQMWDNKSGRAHCDYSYHMAVTWWGSQVFDEMEAVVDRGITSFKHFMAYKGALMVNDDELFASFRRVGDLGGIAMVHAENGDVVAELSARLLAEGNTGPEAHAYSRPPAVEGEATNRAIMVAYMAGVPLYVVHVSCEDSHEAIRRARAAGKRVWGEPLIQHLTLDEGEYLHPDWDHAARRVMSPPFRDKSHQASLWAGLQSGSLSVVATDHCAFTTAQKRTGLGDFTKIPNGTGGLEDRMPMLWTHGVGTGRLTPNEFVAATSTNAAKILGMYPRKGAVLVGSDADLVVWDPEAEKTITAGAQQSAIDYNVFEGQTVKGLPRFTLTRGVVAVTEGVVDSREGHGEFVARAPRGQVNRALSAWKELTAPRPVQRSGIPASGV